DNA from Bacteroidales bacterium:
TATAGACCGTAGCGACGGGATAGGGAATGTCCTTACGGGTTAGTATGGGGTTCTTCGGGTATCTTTTAATTTTACTCATATTAATGTTTTTTTGAATCATATAAATAAATGTTGCATGTTGCGTGTTGCAGGTTGCTGGTTATTGGTTATTGGTTACTGACACCTTTCCATCCTGCTTCTTTCTTCTGCCGACTGTTTTCTCTTGTTATTTTGTGCATTCGTGGCTAAAATATTCCACGCAAAGCGCGCAAAGTTTAATACGCAAAGTTCGCAAAGGGAGTATCCTCTCGCGATAGCTCTCCGTCTCCCATTCTCAGTGCTCCCCTCTCATCTCTCCTTCACTAAGTAACTTAGTCTGTCAGTCTCTTCCTCAATCAACTCAATCAACTCAATCAACTCAGTTAACTCAATTAACTTATTAACTCACTACACATCACTCACAACTAAATACTCTATTTATTCATATTAAAGTTGAAATATTCCAGTTGATGAGCCTGGAGCACTGTAATATGAGAAATTAAATAGGATATGGTGCTTTCTGCCCCTTCGTTCTTATTTACCCCTTTATAAATGAGTCCATCATAGCAGCCACCTGTTTCATGCTCATAAAGTGGAATGTGAAATGTGTTGTTGCCTAAATACCACATGTAGCATTTAAACAACAATGACAAATAACTCTTGTCTCTGAGTATGCGGTAACCATGATAAAAAAGTTGCACCATACTCATGGCTTCGACGGATTGCTGATTATAAGAGGAGATTTCGCCACCTTTTTGATACCATCCTTTATTACCTACCGGAGCAAAATAGTCGCCGGAAAGCGTAACCCTGGTCAGAAAGTTCGTGCTTTCCCTTGCAACCTTTAAGACATGCTCATCTTCAGAGGCCTCATAGGACAGAAATAGCGCCAGCGGTAGTATCCCGTTGTCATACGTCATTGTGTATTCAAACCATTCCCAGTCCTTTTCTTTATGGGCTTCATAAGCATCTGTGAGTTTTTTAGTCAACTGCCTCAACACATGGAACAATTGCTCTTTCTCTGGAAATTCCTGCAAGAAGTATATTAATCCTATAACAGTTGTAGCAATCCCGCGCAATGAATTCAATTGCTCAAACTGATCTACCGAACGGTTAAGAAGGCCTTTAGCCACCTGTTTGTACGAATCGAAAGGCTTGTTTTTCACCAAATATCCTAATGCCCAGATCGTACGTCCAAACGAATCCTCGGTTCCCTGTTCATCCTGAAAGGTGCGATCAAAACTCAGTCCGTTATGGAACGAGCCATCTTCATTTTGCATGTAATGGACATAGCTCAGGTATTTGGAAAGCAAATCCAGCACTTTTTGGTCCTTGTATTGTTTGTAAACCATTGCCGTCATCAGCACCGCACGGGAATTATCACTGAGGTTGTAACCATGTTTAAGGTTGGGAATACCATACAGGGCGTTCTGTACAATACCTACATCATCTGTAAGTCTGTATATATGCGCCAAATTGAACTTAGGCATTAAGGTCAGGTCAATCTCAGAGGTTTCCTCAGTTTGAACAGGCAATGCTTTGTTTTGAACCTCTTTAAACAGGTCGAGGTAGACTTTGCCATTTTTTGGCCAGGTAAGTTTTTTTCCATAAGCAAAAGCTTTCTTCCTGATCTTCTCTAATTTGTCAGGGTTGTCCAATAGCTCTGTAATGATTTCTGACAGTTGATCGTAGTTTTTAAAATCAAAAAGGATACCCCTGCCTTTAGCCAGGAGCTCTTGAGCATGCCAGTATGGAGTAGACAGCACACACGAACCGGCACCTACGGCATATGAAAGTGTGCCGCTGGTAATTTGTTCCTTTGTAAGATAAGGTGTTACGTAAATATCAGCCATACTCAGGTAATCCACCAATGTTTCTTCCGACACAAACTTATCGTAAAAGAACACATTGTTCTCCAGCCCATATTTATTCACCAGCATTTTCAGGTATTCCTTGTATTCTTCTCCGGATAAGCGAAGCACAGCAGGGTGGGTTGCGCCCAGGATAATATACATGACTTCCGGATGGTTTTTTACAACCTCAGGTAACGCGTGCAGTACGGTTTCAATCCCCTTGTTCCTGCTTAATAATCCAAATGTTAGTAAAACCGTTCTGTCCTTCAGCTTATATGATTTCTTTAAGGCATTTTGTTCATAGGGTTTGAATGTTGGCGTACCGTGTTCAATAATTTTAATTTTCCCTCCAGGTATCTTGTAAATGTTTTTCAGAAAGTCAACTGCCAGGTGGCTCATGACAATGACGCGGGAAGAACGTTTTCCGATCTCCGAAATGATAGACCGCTGAATATAGGATGGGTTCTTCAGAACCGTATGACAAACAGTAACCAGTGGAATGGTCAGGTGATGCAACAGAGGCAAAATATACACGCCCATTTCACCACCAAAAATTCCAAATTCATGCTGAAGCACAACCACATCCGCACCACTGAAATTAATAAACCGCGCTGCCTTAATATAATCTTTCTGATGATTCGTGCGGATGGTATACTTGACCTCCTCCGGGTATTCAAACTCCTCTTCTTCATCGTCCAGGGCAACAACAAGCGCCTGTTCGCTAATCCTTTTTTGTTCGGAAGTTGAAATAACTGAATGAAGGAGGTTGTTTGTAAAAGTACCAATTCCACATTTTTTGGGAGGGTAAGTAGCAATATAAGCAATCTTCATAATGCAAATCCATTAATTAGTCTTCATAAACCAGTAAATATGTAAATATGGTTATTTTGGTATGGCTATCCAAAATTTCGGTATTATATTTTTGGTAAAAACCATGAGGGCATTTGGGGATTTTAAGCTGCGTTTTGAACAGCCCAATTGCAGATCCATTCTTTTTAAACGTTCATAGTTGACATGGTAATGCAGAAGAAAATGACCTTCTTATAACGGACTCATAGGAACTTATACCATGCTCAGCGTAATATTCGCGGGAAAGATCAGGTAAATCCGCTAAAATTCCTTAATAACAAAGTCCCGGGGATTCATCACCGAAATGTTTTCCCCGGATTGGGTTAAGACCAGCAACCCGTTTTTCTCTGCCGTTTCGTAGCTGTCGGCTGGAACACTCATGCCGGCAACGGCGCCGATAAGTTTTTGATCGGAATATTCCGGGAATAAAGGCTTAAAGGCAGGGAGTTTGCGATTGAGAAAATCTTCCACATCATCCGGATGAAGCTTGTACTTTACCTCTATGACAATCATATATTCCCCATTGTAGAGCACGATGTCGT
Protein-coding regions in this window:
- a CDS encoding glycosyltransferase family 4 protein; this encodes MKIAYIATYPPKKCGIGTFTNNLLHSVISTSEQKRISEQALVVALDDEEEEFEYPEEVKYTIRTNHQKDYIKAARFINFSGADVVVLQHEFGIFGGEMGVYILPLLHHLTIPLVTVCHTVLKNPSYIQRSIISEIGKRSSRVIVMSHLAVDFLKNIYKIPGGKIKIIEHGTPTFKPYEQNALKKSYKLKDRTVLLTFGLLSRNKGIETVLHALPEVVKNHPEVMYIILGATHPAVLRLSGEEYKEYLKMLVNKYGLENNVFFYDKFVSEETLVDYLSMADIYVTPYLTKEQITSGTLSYAVGAGSCVLSTPYWHAQELLAKGRGILFDFKNYDQLSEIITELLDNPDKLEKIRKKAFAYGKKLTWPKNGKVYLDLFKEVQNKALPVQTEETSEIDLTLMPKFNLAHIYRLTDDVGIVQNALYGIPNLKHGYNLSDNSRAVLMTAMVYKQYKDQKVLDLLSKYLSYVHYMQNEDGSFHNGLSFDRTFQDEQGTEDSFGRTIWALGYLVKNKPFDSYKQVAKGLLNRSVDQFEQLNSLRGIATTVIGLIYFLQEFPEKEQLFHVLRQLTKKLTDAYEAHKEKDWEWFEYTMTYDNGILPLALFLSYEASEDEHVLKVARESTNFLTRVTLSGDYFAPVGNKGWYQKGGEISSYNQQSVEAMSMVQLFYHGYRILRDKSYLSLLFKCYMWYLGNNTFHIPLYEHETGGCYDGLIYKGVNKNEGAESTISYLISHITVLQAHQLEYFNFNMNK